A window of Mucilaginibacter robiniae genomic DNA:
GCATAGTGGCGGAAAACTGCTTATTTTAATTGATGGCGATCAAGGGCTTGGCGTAGCCGACTGTGCTGAAGTTAGTCGTTATGTAGGCCATCAACTGGAAGAGGAAGATGCCATAGCTGATGCTTATACGCTGGAGGTTTCATCGCCAGGGATAGATACCCCGCTTACGTTGCCACGCCAGTTTCAAAAAAACATAGGCCGGCAGGTGAGCATTAAAACTACCGATGGCGGCAAACGCGAGGGCAAACTGTTAGCCTTGCTGACCGACCATGTATTGCTTGAAGAAAGAATTAAACCGAAAGGTAAAAAGGCCGAAGTGGTGGAAAGCGCCATCCCGACGGATAGTATTATAGAAACAAAAGTTTTAATATCGTTTAAATAAAATGAGCAGTATTAATTTAATTGAATCTTTTCAGGAGTTTAAAGATTTCAAAAATATTGACAGGCCTACCATGATGAGCGTGCTGGAAGATGTATTCCGTAGCATGATTCGTAAAAAGTATGGCACTGATGAAAATTGCGACGTAATTGTAAACACCGACAATGGTGACTTGGAAATATGGCGTACCCGTACCGTAATGGAAGACGGCTTTTCAGAAGATGATGATCTGGAAATTGAATTAGCCGAAGCTCATAAATTTGATGCAGATTTGGAAGTAGGCGAAGAGTATGTAGAACAAATCACTCTGGAGAGCTTTGGCCGCCGTGCTATTCTGGCAGCTCGCCAAACTTTGGTATCTAAAATTCTGGAGCTGGAAAAAGACGAGATCTTTAAAAAATACAAAGACCGCGTAGGCGAAATCATTTCTGGCGAAGTGTACCAGGTTTGGAAAAAAGAAACCCTGGTGCTGGATGATGAAGGCAATGAACTACTGCTACCTAAAAGTGAGCAGATACCAGCCGACTATTTCAAAAAAGGCGACAGCGTAAAAGCTGTAGTGAGTAAGGTTGATATGATGAACAGCAATCCTAAGATCATCATTTCACGTACCGCACCTGAGTTTTTACAACGCCTGTTTGAACTGGAAGTACCTGAAATTTTTGATGGCCTGATTACCATTAAAAAAATTGTACGGGAACCGGGCGAACGCGCAAAAGTAGCTGTTGAATCATACGATGATCGTATTGACCCGGTAGGTGCCTGCGTGGGTATGAAAGGGTCACGCATACACGGTATTGTACGTGAGTTGAAAAACGAGAACATCGACGTTATCAACTATACCAACAATATTCAATTGTATATTCAGCGTGCTTTATCGCCAGCCAAAATCACCTCCATTAAACTGGATGATGAAAAGAAAACCGCAGCGGTTTATTTAAAGCCCGATCAGGTATCATTGGCGATAGGTCGTGGTGGTCATAACATCAAACTGGCTGGTAAATTAACGGGTTACGAAATTGATGTTTACCGTGAAGCCGACGAGCAGGAAGAAGATGTGGACCTTGAAGAGTTCTCAGATGAAATAGATGGCTGGATTATTGATGAGCTTAAACGTGTTGGTTTAGATACAGCAAAATCTATTTTGAGCCTGAGCATAGGCGAATTGGTGAAACGTACAGATTTAGAAGAAGAAACTATAAAAGAAGTTATATCAATTCTGCAGGCTGAATTCGAATAAACTGAATTTGCCAATAAAATTTCGTATTTTTGAATACAATAAGCAGAGAAACAAATATTAAATGTCAGAAGACAAAAGCATAAAATTAATTAAGGCAGTAAAAGAACTCAACATTGGTATGAATACCATTGTCGACTTTTTGGCTAAAAAAGGCTACAAGGTAGAAAAACAACCTATGGCTAAGCTGAATAGCGACATGTATGCCGCTTTATTGAAGGAATTTTCTGCCGACAAGGACGAGAAGGAAAAAGCCAAGCAAATCAACATCGGCAAGATACGCCGTGATGAGCCGGGTTCTGTTCCTGACAAGCCATCCGATCATCGTTCTAAAGACTTTGACCGTGATGAAATTTTAATTAAAAATGCGGGCAACTATGCTGCCGACAGACCTAACCCTACTACGGCCAAGCCGCAGGAGCAAAGGCATGAAGGCAATTTGCCAGGTGTAAAGGTAGTAGGCAAAATTGATCTGGACAGCCTGAACAAGCCAGCGCCACGTCCGGCAGTAAAAGAGGAGCCTGTAGCTGAAAAACCAGCAGCGGCACCAGCACCTACACCTACGCCAGAAGTAAAACCAACTCCGGCACCTGTTGCTACTCCTGAGCCTAAACCGGCTCCGGCACCTGTTGCTGAAAAGCCAGTGACACCAGCCCCTGCGCCCGAGCCTAAAGTTGAAGCTAAACCAGAAGTGGCAGCACCAGCCCCTACTGCACCTGTTACACCTCCGGTTGTTGAAAAGCCGGCTCCACAGCCACAAGCACAACCAGAAGTAAAAGCGCCAGTTTCGGCACCTGTTACACCAGCTGCACCGGTATCAGCTGCCGCAACGCCGCCAGAAGATGATGTAATACGTGCGAAAGCAGAACGCCTAACCGGGCCTAACGTAATTGGCAAAATTCAGTTACCGGTTGAAAACAACCGTCGTAACCAGCCTGTGGCATCATCATCTAACTCGAACGCTGCCGATCAAAAACGTAAGCGTAAACGTAAAGATAACCCACCGGGTAACAACAATCATAACAACAACCCTCAGCAAGGTCAGGGCCAACAACCGCAACA
This region includes:
- the rimP gene encoding ribosome assembly cofactor RimP, giving the protein MTSIEQRVTELVEEKLTEKPHLFLVSVKMHSGGKLLILIDGDQGLGVADCAEVSRYVGHQLEEEDAIADAYTLEVSSPGIDTPLTLPRQFQKNIGRQVSIKTTDGGKREGKLLALLTDHVLLEERIKPKGKKAEVVESAIPTDSIIETKVLISFK
- the nusA gene encoding transcription termination factor NusA, with product MSSINLIESFQEFKDFKNIDRPTMMSVLEDVFRSMIRKKYGTDENCDVIVNTDNGDLEIWRTRTVMEDGFSEDDDLEIELAEAHKFDADLEVGEEYVEQITLESFGRRAILAARQTLVSKILELEKDEIFKKYKDRVGEIISGEVYQVWKKETLVLDDEGNELLLPKSEQIPADYFKKGDSVKAVVSKVDMMNSNPKIIISRTAPEFLQRLFELEVPEIFDGLITIKKIVREPGERAKVAVESYDDRIDPVGACVGMKGSRIHGIVRELKNENIDVINYTNNIQLYIQRALSPAKITSIKLDDEKKTAAVYLKPDQVSLAIGRGGHNIKLAGKLTGYEIDVYREADEQEEDVDLEEFSDEIDGWIIDELKRVGLDTAKSILSLSIGELVKRTDLEEETIKEVISILQAEFE